The Osmerus eperlanus chromosome 15, fOsmEpe2.1, whole genome shotgun sequence genome includes a window with the following:
- the myd88 gene encoding myeloid differentiation primary response protein MyD88, which produces MSSVTELSFDLSNIPLIALNVNVRKKLGLFLNPRNTVAADWMSIAEIMGFSYLEIKNYEDSQNPTRKILEDWQARCPDAKVGKLLSILEEADRKDVVEDLRDLIEEDCRKYLNWRKEPPLQVPEVDSCVPRTPERSRITLEDDPDGGMPELFDAFICYCQSDFTFVNEMIQQLEQTEHKLKLCVFDRDVLPGSCVWTITSELIEKRCKRMVVVISDNYLDSDACDFQTKFALSLCPGARSKRLIPVVYKSMKKPFPSILRFLTVCDYTRPCTQAWFWVRLAKALSLP; this is translated from the exons ATGTCATCTGTTACGGAGTTAAGTTTCGACCTGTCGAATATTCCGTTGATAGCACTGAATGTCAACGTGAGAAAGAAATTAGGGTTGTTTTTAAATCCGAGAAACACTGTCGCAGCGGATTGGATGTCGATCGCGGAGATCATGGGTTTTTCTTATTTAGAGATAAAAAATTATGAGGACTCCCAGAACCCGACAAGAAAAATATTGGAAGATTGGCAAGCAAGGTGTCCAGATGCAAAAGTCGGAAAATTACTTTCGATTCTTGAGGAAGCCGACAGAAAAGATGTGGTTGAAGATCTTCGAGATTTAATCG AGGAGGACTGCAGAAAATACCTTAACTGGCGGAAGGAGCCCCCACTTCAAGTGCCTGAGGTGGATAGCTGTGTCCCACGGACCCCAGAGCGATCAAGAATCACCCTGGAAGATGACCCTGACG GAGGAATGCCCGAGTTATTTGATGCCTTCATCTGCTACTGTCAAAGCGACTTCACATTTGTAAATGAGATGATTCAGCAGCTTGAGCAGACTGAGCACAAactgaaactgtgtgtgttcgACCGAGATGTCCTCCCTGGAAGCTGTGTATGGACCATCACCAGTGAACTGATTGAGAAGAG GTGTAAGAGGATGGTGGTTGTGATCTCAGATAACTACCTGGACAGTGATGCCTGTGACTTCCAGACCAAGTTTGCCCTCAGCCTCTGTCCTG GTGCTCGGAGCAAACGACTTATCCCTGTGGTATACAAGTCTATGAAGAAACCGTTTCCCAGCATTTTGCGAttcttgactgtgtgtgactacaCCCGGCCCTGCACTCAGGCCTGGTTCTGGGTTCGACTGGCCAAGGCCCTCTCCTTGCCCTGA